Genomic segment of Streptosporangium sp. NBC_01755:
GGACGAGGCCAGCGCCTCCGCCTCGGCCACGATGCGCTCCTTGGCGGAGCGCACGCCCTCGCGCTGTTCGTCCAGCCCCGCGAAGTAGGCCTTGCGCCGCTTGGCGAAGGCCGTGCGGGCCGCCGACAGACGCTTCCACAGCGCCGCCTCGGTCACCCGGTCGATGCGCTCGGCGGCCTTCCACTCCTCGATCAGCTGGCGCAGCCGCTCACCACCGGTCTTCCAGTGGGTGGTGTCGTCGGCGATGCGCTCGGCCTCGGCGACGATCCGCTCCTTGATGCCCTTGGCCTCGGCCCTGGCCACGTCGCGAGCGGCCTTGACCTCCTCCCGGCGCTGGGCGACCAGCTTGGTGAGGGTGCCCAGACGGTTCAGCAGCGCGTCGAGGTCGCCGACGGCGTGCGCGTCTGTGATCGCCTCACGGAGCTTGACGATGGTCGCCTCCGCCTGGGCCGGCGGCAGGTCGGTACCGCGGACCCGCTGTTCGAGCAGGGCGACCTGCCCTGCCAGCTCGTCGAACTTGCGATGGAAGTAGGCAAGAGCCTCCTCCGGTTCGCCGGCCTGCCAGGACCCGACGGCCCGTTCTCCCTCAGCCGTACGTACGTAGACGGTGCCGTCGTCGTCTACCCGGCCCCACGGGTCGGTGCTCACCGTGTCCTCCCGCACTTTCATCAGCCTTTCGGGACTTACCGCCCCTTGTATGTATTACGTCAGCTCTTGCTGGACATTGTCACGTCTTTGATTTCGAGGGTTTCCTTCGGTGCCCCGGTGCCGTCGGGTCCTGGAGCGATGACGCCCGCCTTGTTCACCTTGTCGAGGATCTCAAGGCCCTTGGTGACCG
This window contains:
- a CDS encoding DUF349 domain-containing protein, giving the protein MSTDPWGRVDDDGTVYVRTAEGERAVGSWQAGEPEEALAYFHRKFDELAGQVALLEQRVRGTDLPPAQAEATIVKLREAITDAHAVGDLDALLNRLGTLTKLVAQRREEVKAARDVARAEAKGIKERIVAEAERIADDTTHWKTGGERLRQLIEEWKAAERIDRVTEAALWKRLSAARTAFAKRRKAYFAGLDEQREGVRSAKERIVAEAEALASSTDWGATASAYRELMQDWKTAGRASREVEDELWGRFKGAQDQFFQARSAVFAERDASLAANAEAKEQLLTEAEKILPVTDARAARSALRGILERWEAAGPVPREQRDRLEGGLRKIDDAVRKAEETEWKRSNPEARARAQNTVDQLRKSIAQLEGRLVKARDAGRDKDVKDAEEALAARRSWLEEAERTLAEFS